Proteins from a genomic interval of Amphiura filiformis chromosome 9, Afil_fr2py, whole genome shotgun sequence:
- the LOC140160750 gene encoding uncharacterized protein gives MFIAKMELLNIHVCIFLITLSFTVKCGSASADSFGQEFIFSYLTPHSRNGKPYLLIAAQSSRDVTNVNITVPGKGFKRSYVVTPNDILNATLPGSVYPLNREALKYNASILIHSDGEISVHGVYGFVHSGSGVQAAGFLVMPTSMLGKEYIIPTYPPHPAHFAEFAITALHTRTRVGIRVKAGEDIDLILQPYESYQIRKRLDLTGSIVVADQPVSVMSGVSCVQIPINYGNCEHITTHTPDVSSYGIQYVIGPFLYRRRGYVYRIITSQMETNLQINSEGGTPSYSQMDTGDFYEGDVDTLITITSDKPVMVVQFSKSRGTDSRGDPFMYIVSPITLFPSSVAFPVTVLPSRYAQQSYISVTILCDSSEALLLDAASPDWDDILISGSDPSFCIHRKALPSGLHNVTHFSDDARFSVIVYGFCAYSSYGYVAARNGHISRQNWQINEEVAEHKERGVSLHCGVTSMIAKIDPALVLDGRPSDVHLLDPFCFARLSGSYLEIETEYGSCGTLMEESSRGSIFRNRLLYNPPSSDVLRDSSLDIPIVCNVRSSLVLSVGAMVPEVGRIDTPVESSEDFGTNLTFKFQMFEDKTYNKAYVDNDYPINVDVKQELFFDVSVMSTNNDGNVLLSVKDIIASASLDVQEQPKYYFVDNGCKEDITVKFITTEQIQSSRFSLSAIAFKNFTKVYIHCRVFVCNASDTDNQCKKECFPRIRREGKRRSDRGFSEHKLQQGPLIIGDMAEVSQNRESSWVHIWISTGTLLIGVFIGSLVTILVWIIYKRRQRQPRLIPSHSIELIELSESSGF, from the exons GAAGTGCTTCTGCCGATTCGTTTGGCCAGGAATTTATTTTTTCGTACCTTACACCACATTCAAGAAATGGCAAACCTTATCTTTTAATTGCTGCGCAGTCTTCTCGCGACGTTACCAACGTTAACATAACCGTTCCTGGTAAAGGGTTCAAAAGGAGCTATGTTGTGACGCCAAACGACATACTAAACGCAACACTACCTGGGTCTGTTTATCCATTGAACAGAGAAGCGCTGAAGTATAATGCATCCATTCTGATTCATTCCGATGGAGAAATCTCAGTTCATGGTGTGTATGGGTTCGTTCACAGTGGTTCAGGAGTGCAGGCTGCCGGATTCCTTGTAATGCCTACATCGATGTTGGGAAAAGAATACATAATACCCACATATCCTCCACACCCTGCGCATTTTGCTGAGTTTGCTATCACAGCGCTACATACCAGGACTCGCGTCGGTATCAGAGTGAAAGCCGGTGAGGACATTGATCTTATTCTTCAGCCGTATGAATCTTACCAGATACGAAAACGCCTTGACCTTACAGGTTCCATCGTTGTTGCTGATCAACCTGTCTCCGTTATGTCTGGTGTTTCATGCGTTCAAATCCCGATTAATTATGGTAATTGCGAGCACATCACAACTCACACACCTGACGTAAGTTCCTACGGAATTCAATACGTAATTGGGCCATTTCTCTACCGAAGAAGAGGGTATGTATACCGTATCATTACGTCGCAAATGGAGACAAATCTCCAAATCAATTCAGAAGGAGGAACACCTTCCTATTCACAGATGGATACAGGTGATTTCTATGAAGGTGATGTCGATACGTTGATAACAATTACAAGTGACAAACCTGTTATGGTTGTTCAATTTTCCAAAAGTAGAGGAACAGACTCAAGGGGTGATCCATTTATGTACATTGTCTCTCCAATAACTTTATTCCCCAGTTCTGTTGCATTCCCTGTGACAGTTTTGCCTTCCAGGTACGCTCAACAATCTTACATAAGTGTCACAATTCTGTGCGACAGTTCCGAGGCTCTGCTGTTAGACGCGGCAAGTCCAGATTGGGATGACATACTTATTTCGGGCTCTGATCCTTCGTTTTGTATACATCGGAAAGCATTACCTTCAGGATTGCATAACGTGACCCATTTTTCAGACGACGCTCGCTTTTCAGTGATTGTCTACGGTTTCTGTGCATACAGTTCATACGGATACGTAGCAGCaagaaatggacatatctcacgTCAAAACTGGCAAATAAATGAAGAAGTTGCGGAACATAAGGAAAGAG GTGTATCTCTACATTGTGGAGTTACTTCAATGATTGCAAAGATTGACCCAGCATTAGTATTAGACGGACGACCCAGCGATGTACACCTTCTTGACCCATTCTGTTTTGCACGATTGTCTGGGTCTTACTTGGAAATAGAGACAGAATATGGAAGCTGTGGCACACTGATGGAG GAATCTAGCAGAGGTTCCATTTTCCGGAACCGTCTTCTCTACAACCCACCATCAAGTGATGTCCTTCGTGACTCATCACTTGATATTCCAATCGTCTGTAACGTTAGATCATCACTTGTCCTTTCTGTTGGGGCAATGGTGCCTGAAGTTGGCCGAATTGACACACCTGTTGAAAGCAGCGAAGATTTCGGCACAAATCTGACCTTCAAGTTCCAGATGTTTGAGGACAAAACGTACAATAAAGCATACGTAGATAATGACTACCCTATTAACGTAGATGTCAAACAGGAGTTGTTTTTTGACGTCTCTGTCATGTCCACGAATAATGATGGTAATGTTCTCTTGAGTGTGAAAGACATTATTGCATCGGCAAGTTTGGATGTACAAGAACAGCCCAAGTATTATTTCGTCGATAATGG GTGCAAGGAGGATATTACGGTGAAATTTATTACAACAGAACAGATTCAATCGAGTCGATTTTCTTTATCAGCAATCGCCTTCAAGAACTTCACCAAG GTTTACATTCATTGTCGGGTGTTTGTATGCAATGCTTCAGATACGGACAATCAGTGCAAGAAAGAATGCTTCCCGAGAATACGTCGGGAAGGAAAGAGACGCAGTGATCGTGGCTTCTCCGAACATAAGCTTCAACAAGGCCCTTTAATAATTGGAGACATGGCAGAAGTGAGCCAAAACCGAG AGTCGTCGTGGGTCCATATCTGGATATCGACAGGAACTTTGCTGATTGGTGTCTTTATTGGTTCTCTAGTCACAATTCTTGTGTGGATCATTTATAAACGTCGTCAGCGACAACCAAGACTTATCCCTTCACATAGTATTGAATTAATTGAACTTAGTGAAAGTAGCGGCTTTTAG